The genomic stretch AATATCTGGAATGTCTATCACGCCCGGGGGAGTGCCACTGGCGCCAGGGTCTTTGATCAGAATATCAAGTTTATCCTCATCGGCGGTGAGTACCACAACCACTTTCATCCGGGCATCTGCTCCGCCGCCGTACCGAATGGCATTGGTGCAAGCTTCGCTAACTGCCGTTTTGATGTCTTCTGTTTTTTGCTCGTCAAAGTTCAGGCGACGGGCAACAGTAGCCACCGCTTCCCGGGCTATTTTTTCGTAGCCGAGTTCGCTGGGAATTTTTAACTCTACAATCCGGCTGCTTTGCAAGCACCTGTCCCCTTTCTATAATCAAGTTCGAGCCGATTATACCATAAACTTTA from Anaerolineae bacterium encodes the following:
- a CDS encoding ATP-binding protein, which produces MQSSRIVELKIPSELGYEKIAREAVATVARRLNFDEQKTEDIKTAVSEACTNAIRYGGGADARMKVVVVLTADEDKLDILIKDPGASGTPPGVIDIPDIDGMVEGKKRLGGMGLFIIRELVDEAGFVEADDEHGGNQFRMVIYRMADDTKTPESENINE